A single genomic interval of Croceibacter atlanticus HTCC2559 harbors:
- a CDS encoding FtsW/RodA/SpoVE family cell cycle protein, producing the protein MKRIFQNLKGDKFIWAIVGLLAIFSFIPVYSASSNLAYLQGDGSTFKYLLKHGAHLFLGFILLYVIHKVPYRFFRGLSIIMIPVVILLLLYTMAQGTTIDGANASRWINVGGLSFQTSTLASVVLMVYVARYLSKIHNKAITFKETLLPLWLPVFVILALILPANFSTTAIVFAMVVVLVFLGGYPLKYLGVILGIGLVMLTIFILSAKAFPGVFPNRVDTWISRVENFTSDDDTDAYQIEKAKIAIATGGITGTGAGKSVQRNFLPQSSSDFIYAIIVEELGLIGAFGVMIAYLLLLFRLTIVATKADSVFGKLVVIGVGLPIIFQALINMAVAVELFPVTGQTLPLISSGGTSIWMTCLSLGIILSVSAKREAIKQMESEESDNPLDILSEAI; encoded by the coding sequence ATGAAACGTATTTTTCAAAATCTTAAAGGTGATAAGTTCATCTGGGCTATAGTCGGGTTATTAGCGATATTTTCGTTTATACCTGTATATAGTGCTAGTAGCAACTTGGCATACCTACAAGGTGATGGTAGTACGTTTAAGTATTTATTAAAGCACGGCGCTCACCTTTTCTTAGGTTTCATCTTGCTGTACGTTATACATAAGGTGCCTTATCGATTTTTTAGAGGCTTATCTATCATAATGATTCCGGTAGTTATACTGCTCTTGTTATACACAATGGCGCAAGGCACAACTATAGATGGTGCTAATGCTAGTAGATGGATTAATGTTGGAGGTTTAAGTTTTCAAACATCAACGTTAGCATCGGTGGTTTTAATGGTTTACGTTGCAAGGTATTTATCTAAAATACACAACAAAGCCATAACATTTAAAGAAACCCTTTTACCGCTTTGGTTACCTGTATTTGTAATCTTGGCCTTAATTCTTCCTGCTAACTTTTCAACTACTGCTATTGTTTTTGCAATGGTTGTAGTACTTGTTTTTTTAGGTGGTTATCCTTTAAAATATTTAGGTGTCATTTTAGGAATAGGACTAGTAATGTTAACCATATTTATCTTATCTGCAAAAGCATTTCCAGGAGTTTTCCCTAACCGTGTAGATACGTGGATAAGTAGAGTTGAAAACTTTACAAGTGATGATGATACAGATGCTTATCAAATAGAAAAAGCAAAAATTGCAATTGCAACAGGTGGCATTACAGGAACAGGTGCAGGAAAGAGTGTACAGCGAAACTTTTTACCTCAATCCTCATCAGATTTTATATATGCAATTATAGTTGAAGAACTTGGATTAATAGGAGCCTTTGGAGTAATGATTGCATACCTATTGTTACTGTTTAGATTAACTATAGTCGCAACAAAAGCAGACTCAGTTTTCGGAAAATTAGTAGTTATAGGTGTTGGTTTACCTATTATTTTTCAAGCACTAATAAATATGGCAGTAGCGGTTGAGCTATTTCCAGTAACAGGACAAACCTTGCCACTAATTAGTAGTGGTGGAACATCTATTTGGATGACGTGTTTATCCTTAGGAATAATATTGAGTGTAAGTGCTAAACGTGAAGCCATTAAACAAATGGAAAGCGAAGAAAGTGATAACCCATTAGACATTTTAAGCGAAGCAATATGA
- the murD gene encoding UDP-N-acetylmuramoyl-L-alanine--D-glutamate ligase translates to MAKRIAILGAGESGVGTAILAKQKDYEVFVSDFGKITETYKDVLENFEIEWEENQHTASKILNADVVMKSPGIPDKAPIIKQLKDNKVAIVSEIEFASEFTNATIIGITGSNGKTTVTRWTHHILKEGGLNASVGGNIGDSFAKQVALSPSENYVLELSSFQLDDIKNFRPHIAIITNITPDHLDRYDYDFSKYVASKFRITMNQTNDDYLIYDADNEAINDYLEAHTIQPKLVPFSTTKSLKYGAYIEHNELIINIDENKIHMPIDSLALKGTHNQKNAMASSSAAKMLKIRKQTIRESLANFQGVEHRLEHVLKINNVNYINDSKATNVNATFYALESMSSDTIWIVGGVDKGNDYSQLNALVNEKVKAIICLGVDNQKILKAFNNCVDIMVETQSMSEAIKIAYKIGERGDAVLLSPACASFDLFKNYEDRGRQFKEAVRLL, encoded by the coding sequence ATGGCTAAGAGGATTGCCATACTTGGTGCTGGAGAAAGTGGCGTTGGCACAGCTATACTGGCAAAACAAAAAGATTACGAAGTCTTTGTTTCAGACTTCGGTAAAATAACTGAAACCTATAAAGACGTTCTTGAAAATTTTGAGATTGAATGGGAAGAAAACCAACATACAGCATCTAAAATTTTAAATGCAGATGTGGTAATGAAAAGTCCTGGTATTCCAGACAAAGCGCCAATTATAAAACAACTAAAAGATAACAAGGTTGCTATAGTTTCTGAAATTGAATTTGCTTCAGAATTTACAAATGCAACAATTATTGGAATTACTGGAAGTAATGGCAAGACAACCGTAACACGTTGGACACATCATATTTTAAAAGAAGGAGGTTTAAACGCTTCTGTTGGTGGTAACATAGGAGACAGTTTTGCAAAACAAGTTGCTCTAAGTCCCAGTGAAAATTATGTATTAGAACTTAGTAGTTTTCAGTTAGATGACATTAAGAATTTTAGACCTCATATTGCAATTATCACCAATATCACACCAGATCATTTAGATAGATATGATTATGATTTTAGCAAGTATGTAGCTTCAAAATTTAGAATCACAATGAATCAAACAAATGATGACTATTTAATTTATGATGCAGATAATGAAGCTATTAATGATTATTTAGAAGCACATACCATTCAACCAAAACTAGTGCCATTTTCAACTACAAAATCATTGAAATACGGCGCTTACATAGAACACAACGAACTGATTATTAACATTGACGAAAACAAAATACATATGCCAATTGACTCACTAGCCCTAAAAGGCACACATAACCAGAAAAACGCAATGGCATCTTCGAGTGCTGCTAAAATGCTTAAAATTAGAAAACAGACTATTAGAGAAAGTTTAGCTAATTTTCAAGGTGTAGAGCACCGCTTGGAGCACGTTTTAAAAATTAATAACGTTAACTACATTAACGACTCTAAAGCCACTAACGTAAATGCTACGTTTTACGCATTAGAGAGTATGTCTAGCGATACGATCTGGATAGTTGGCGGTGTAGACAAAGGAAATGACTACAGCCAGCTTAACGCTTTGGTGAATGAAAAGGTTAAAGCAATAATCTGCCTTGGCGTAGACAATCAAAAAATACTGAAAGCTTTTAATAACTGCGTAGATATTATGGTTGAAACTCAATCTATGAGTGAAGCTATTAAGATTGCATACAAAATTGGTGAACGTGGTGATGCTGTGTTATTATCACCAGCGTGTGCAAGTTTTGATTTATTTAAAAACTACGAAGACAGAGGAAGACAATTTAAAGAGGCTGTACGTCTTTTATAA
- a CDS encoding UDP-N-acetylmuramoyl-L-alanyl-D-glutamate--2,6-diaminopimelate ligase: MITLKDILYRVSINKVIGNTNVAITNVEFDSRKVSLNDVFVATRGTVSDGHEYIKNAVNQGAIAIVCEELPKDTVNGVTYVKVQNAQQALAFMASNFYENPSENLQLVGVTGTNGKTTIASLLYQLYTKAGFKVGLLSTVKIMVGNIEHKATHTTPDSLTINKYLSKMTDIGCEYCFMEVSSHGIAQHRTTGLKFTGGIFTNLSHDHLDYHSTFAEYRDVKKKFFDELPSSAFALTNADDKNGMVMLQNTKAKKQTYALKSIADYKAQILENQFSGLLLKLNNNELWSKLIGNFNAYNLLAIFATTELLGMQTMESLRLISELESVNGRFQYLIKNKITAIVDYAHTPDALKNVLETINAIRTKNEELITVVGCGGDRDATKRPKMGHIASVLSTKVIFTSDNPRTEDPNKIIEAIESGVEPQHFKKTLSIADRKQAIKTACSFAKENDIILIAGKGHETYQEINGERTDFDDFKIVKTLLTQLNN, encoded by the coding sequence TTGATTACACTAAAAGACATATTATATAGAGTATCTATTAACAAAGTGATTGGTAATACAAACGTAGCCATAACAAATGTTGAGTTCGATTCTAGAAAAGTATCACTTAATGATGTCTTTGTAGCAACGCGTGGCACAGTGTCAGACGGCCATGAGTATATTAAGAATGCAGTAAATCAAGGTGCAATTGCTATTGTTTGTGAGGAACTCCCAAAAGACACCGTTAACGGTGTTACATATGTTAAGGTTCAGAATGCACAACAGGCTTTGGCGTTTATGGCATCTAATTTTTATGAAAATCCTTCAGAGAATTTACAATTAGTAGGTGTTACGGGTACAAATGGCAAGACCACTATTGCTTCACTACTCTATCAACTTTATACTAAAGCAGGCTTCAAGGTTGGTTTACTTTCTACAGTTAAAATAATGGTGGGCAATATTGAGCATAAAGCAACACATACTACACCAGACTCATTAACGATAAACAAGTATCTGTCTAAAATGACAGATATTGGCTGTGAGTACTGTTTTATGGAGGTTAGTTCTCATGGAATTGCTCAACACCGCACAACTGGATTAAAATTTACTGGTGGTATTTTTACTAACCTATCTCACGACCATCTAGATTACCATAGCACATTTGCTGAATATCGGGATGTTAAGAAAAAATTCTTCGATGAGTTACCATCTTCTGCTTTTGCACTTACCAATGCAGATGATAAGAATGGTATGGTAATGCTTCAAAATACAAAGGCTAAAAAACAGACCTACGCGTTAAAATCTATAGCAGATTATAAGGCGCAGATATTAGAGAATCAATTTAGCGGTTTATTATTAAAGCTGAATAACAACGAACTATGGAGCAAACTCATAGGTAATTTTAATGCCTATAATCTCTTGGCAATCTTTGCTACTACAGAGTTATTAGGTATGCAAACAATGGAGTCCCTTCGGTTAATAAGTGAGTTAGAATCTGTAAATGGACGCTTTCAATACCTTATTAAAAATAAGATTACAGCAATTGTAGATTACGCACATACACCAGACGCTTTAAAAAATGTTCTGGAAACCATAAATGCCATCCGCACTAAAAATGAAGAGCTTATTACTGTAGTTGGTTGTGGTGGAGATAGAGATGCTACTAAACGTCCTAAAATGGGTCATATAGCTTCAGTATTAAGCACCAAAGTTATTTTTACTAGTGACAATCCTCGTACAGAAGACCCAAACAAAATTATAGAAGCTATAGAGTCTGGAGTTGAACCACAACACTTTAAAAAAACACTTTCGATAGCAGACAGAAAACAAGCCATAAAAACGGCTTGTTCATTTGCTAAAGAAAATGATATAATACTAATAGCCGGAAAAGGTCATGAAACGTACCAAGAAATTAATGGTGAACGTACAGACTTTGATGATTTTAAAATTGTAAAAACCCTACTAACACAACTGAATAACTAA
- the murC gene encoding UDP-N-acetylmuramate--L-alanine ligase has protein sequence MNTQNNITHYFFIGIGGIGMSGLARYFKARGFAVSGYDKTPSSMTKALENEGIPVVFNASLSAVPKGFLNKETTQIVYTPAIPKSQEQFVYFKEQNFSVKKRAEVLGDVTKNQNTLAVAGTHGKTTTTSILAHLLKDSGLNITAFLGGVSENYNTNFINDGLDAIVVEADEFDRSFMHLSPNKIAITSMDADHLDIYGSAEELSHTFKGFADLVKDKSNVFLAKGLPLKGISISVDGNADITAEDITIKDGSYRFNLRLQDNIIKGFEFNLPGKHNLQNAVTALALAAPFVSPSNSLTKALASFKGVQRRFTYRIKSEKLTIIDDYAHHPSEINAVNQAVREMHPNKKVLAVFQPHLFSRTRDFINEFAESLSKFDSVVLLDIYPAREEPIDGITSQALLKLIANPNKKIIGKVDLIKEVKATSAEVVAMMGAGDIGEEILKVTKAMRNED, from the coding sequence ATGAACACTCAAAACAACATAACACATTATTTCTTTATCGGTATCGGTGGTATTGGTATGAGTGGTCTTGCGCGCTATTTTAAAGCAAGAGGGTTTGCTGTGTCTGGATACGACAAAACTCCGTCAAGTATGACTAAAGCCTTAGAAAACGAAGGTATTCCTGTAGTTTTTAATGCATCATTATCTGCAGTACCAAAAGGCTTTTTAAATAAGGAAACTACACAAATTGTTTACACTCCAGCTATCCCAAAATCTCAGGAGCAATTTGTTTATTTTAAAGAACAAAACTTTAGTGTAAAGAAGCGTGCAGAGGTTTTAGGAGATGTTACAAAGAACCAAAATACCTTAGCCGTTGCAGGAACACACGGTAAAACAACAACAACCTCTATCCTAGCCCATCTTTTAAAAGATTCTGGATTAAATATTACAGCATTTTTAGGAGGTGTTTCAGAAAACTACAACACTAATTTTATAAATGATGGTTTAGATGCCATAGTTGTTGAAGCCGATGAATTTGATAGATCTTTTATGCATCTTTCACCAAATAAGATTGCAATAACATCTATGGATGCAGATCACTTAGATATCTATGGTAGCGCAGAAGAGTTATCACATACATTTAAAGGCTTTGCAGATTTAGTAAAAGATAAATCAAATGTCTTTCTAGCTAAAGGCTTGCCACTTAAAGGGATATCAATTAGTGTAGATGGCAACGCAGACATAACAGCAGAAGACATCACAATTAAAGATGGTTCTTATCGTTTTAACTTAAGACTACAAGACAATATTATAAAAGGGTTTGAGTTTAATTTACCCGGAAAACACAACCTACAAAATGCGGTTACAGCTTTGGCATTAGCAGCACCTTTTGTTTCCCCAAGCAACAGTCTCACCAAAGCTTTAGCCTCATTTAAAGGTGTGCAAAGGCGTTTTACATACAGAATAAAGTCTGAGAAACTAACAATTATTGATGACTATGCACATCATCCTTCAGAAATAAATGCCGTTAATCAAGCGGTAAGAGAAATGCACCCAAATAAGAAGGTATTAGCTGTCTTCCAACCACATTTATTTAGCAGAACAAGAGATTTTATAAATGAATTTGCAGAAAGCTTGTCAAAGTTTGACAGTGTAGTTCTATTAGATATATATCCTGCTAGAGAAGAACCCATAGATGGTATTACGTCTCAAGCATTACTTAAACTTATAGCTAATCCAAACAAAAAAATAATTGGAAAGGTAGATCTGATAAAAGAGGTTAAAGCAACATCTGCAGAAGTTGTAGCAATGATGGGTGCTGGAGACATAGGTGAAGAAATTTTAAAGGTCACTAAAGCAATGCGTAATGAAGATTAA
- a CDS encoding FtsL-like putative cell division protein: MSNKMYDILKGTFLINDDAIKNWQFILFCTVLAIVMIASSHSAERKVHTIAKLNNEVRELRSEFVDGRSKLMDMKMESTVTRKMAGREIKPSLTPPYKIKVKARD; this comes from the coding sequence ATGAGTAACAAAATGTATGACATATTAAAAGGAACGTTTTTAATAAACGATGATGCCATTAAGAACTGGCAGTTTATCCTGTTCTGTACAGTTTTAGCAATTGTAATGATTGCTAGCTCTCATAGTGCAGAACGCAAAGTTCATACTATAGCTAAACTCAATAATGAGGTAAGAGAGTTAAGAAGTGAATTTGTAGATGGTCGCTCTAAATTAATGGATATGAAAATGGAGAGTACCGTAACAAGGAAAATGGCAGGCAGAGAAATTAAACCTTCATTAACGCCGCCTTATAAAATTAAAGTGAAGGCAAGAGACTAA
- the murG gene encoding undecaprenyldiphospho-muramoylpentapeptide beta-N-acetylglucosaminyltransferase, whose amino-acid sequence MSNLKFILSGGGTGGHIYPAIAIANELKNRYPDAEFLFVGAKDRMEMEKVPNAGYNIKGLWISGIQRKLTFTNLMFPFKLLSSLWKSRSIIKRFKPDVVIGTGGFASGPLLKMANSKNIPTLIQEQNSYAGITNKWLADKANKICVAYDHMEKYFPAEKIIKTGNPVRQDIKDLDSKRAEGIDHFELDETRKTVLVLGGSLGAKRINELIANHAKDFEETGVNVIWQTGKLYYEQYKTLEENKRLQVKEYINRMDLAYSVADIIISRAGAGSVSELCIVGKPVILIPSPNVAENHQMKNAMALAVEEACLIMKESEMEEQFKRQFINLLEDEAMQAKLSENIKKLARPNATKDIVNEIEHLINHTA is encoded by the coding sequence ATGAGCAACTTAAAATTCATATTATCAGGTGGCGGAACTGGAGGACATATATATCCTGCAATAGCAATTGCCAATGAATTGAAAAATCGTTACCCAGATGCAGAGTTTCTATTTGTAGGAGCTAAAGACCGCATGGAAATGGAAAAAGTTCCAAACGCTGGTTACAATATCAAGGGACTTTGGATAAGTGGTATACAACGTAAACTCACCTTCACAAATCTTATGTTTCCATTCAAACTATTGTCTAGTTTATGGAAAAGTAGAAGCATTATAAAAAGATTTAAACCTGACGTGGTAATTGGTACAGGAGGTTTTGCGAGTGGGCCATTGCTTAAAATGGCAAATAGCAAGAACATTCCTACCCTTATACAAGAACAAAATAGTTACGCAGGTATTACCAATAAATGGTTAGCAGATAAGGCTAACAAAATATGTGTGGCTTATGACCATATGGAAAAGTATTTTCCAGCAGAAAAAATTATAAAAACTGGCAATCCTGTTAGGCAAGACATTAAAGATCTTGATTCAAAAAGAGCAGAAGGCATAGATCATTTTGAATTAGATGAAACAAGAAAGACAGTATTAGTTCTCGGTGGAAGCCTTGGTGCTAAGCGTATAAATGAGTTAATAGCTAATCACGCTAAAGATTTTGAGGAAACAGGTGTAAACGTTATTTGGCAAACTGGTAAGTTATACTATGAACAATATAAAACGCTTGAAGAAAATAAACGTTTACAAGTGAAGGAGTATATAAACCGAATGGATCTAGCATATAGTGTAGCAGATATAATTATTAGCCGTGCTGGTGCAGGATCTGTAAGTGAGCTTTGTATCGTAGGAAAACCTGTGATCTTAATTCCTTCTCCAAACGTAGCAGAAAATCATCAAATGAAAAATGCTATGGCATTAGCTGTGGAAGAAGCTTGCTTAATTATGAAAGAAAGCGAAATGGAAGAGCAATTTAAAAGACAATTTATAAATCTTTTAGAAGATGAAGCAATGCAAGCAAAGCTTTCAGAAAATATAAAAAAACTAGCAAGGCCCAATGCAACTAAAGATATTGTAAACGAAATTGAACATTTAATTAATCATACTGCGTAG
- a CDS encoding penicillin-binding protein translates to MTNEKNILNRLYFVAGCMFIFAILVALKLLNIQFIEGDKYKDLAEKKTTKNFIIPANRGNLYDANGNLLATSVPKYDIRFDAVTVKQDVFEANVNDLSQELSKLFGKPASYYSTNLRKARANKNRYYLVARNLGYSDYIKVKNFPLFKLGAFKGGFISEQRTVREHPLGKMAERTVGYERVDEKGYYTRVGLEGAFGPYLRGKEGRRLKQKIAKNQWKPISDANEVEPRDGMDVISTIDVNIQDIAHHALLGQLEKFEADHGTVVVMETKTGEIKAMSNLGRTSSGKYYEKLNYAVGESHEPGSTFKLMAVVAALEDKVIDSSTVVDTEKGRIKYYDRTVYDSKWGGYGKISVARAFELSSNTAFSKFIYQNYKDNPKRFINRLRNMGLDKKLGLEIKGEGAPILPSPDDKNWYGTTLPWMAFGYGVSMTPLQTLTFYNAIANDGEMVKPRFIKAIKEWDKTVEEHHREVINKSICSKETAKQVQEMMENTVIRGTADNIYEERFSMAGKTGTCQVEYWKKPGQYISSFAGYFPAEDPKYSCIVVIHKPKKEIGYYGNIVAAPVFKTIAQKIYTDTPVTDEVETINVQHTSVEEEYNSYYKTAQTYKTIMPDLRGLPAMDAVSLLENMGMRVQISGTGSVKSQSVNKGTKLTPNQTITLILS, encoded by the coding sequence ATGACAAATGAAAAGAACATATTAAACCGATTATATTTTGTAGCAGGATGTATGTTCATCTTTGCTATCCTTGTCGCGTTGAAACTTCTCAACATTCAATTTATTGAAGGTGACAAATACAAGGATCTTGCAGAAAAGAAAACCACAAAGAATTTTATTATACCAGCAAACAGAGGTAATCTATATGACGCCAATGGTAATTTACTAGCCACATCTGTCCCTAAATATGACATTAGGTTCGATGCAGTAACTGTAAAACAAGATGTCTTTGAAGCTAATGTAAATGATCTTTCTCAGGAACTTTCTAAACTTTTTGGTAAGCCAGCATCGTATTACAGCACCAACTTAAGAAAGGCTAGAGCAAATAAAAACAGGTATTATTTAGTGGCCAGAAACCTTGGCTATTCAGATTATATTAAAGTAAAGAACTTTCCGCTATTTAAACTTGGCGCATTTAAAGGTGGTTTTATTTCTGAGCAAAGAACTGTTAGAGAACATCCATTAGGAAAAATGGCAGAACGCACGGTTGGCTATGAACGTGTAGATGAAAAAGGCTATTACACTCGAGTAGGATTAGAAGGCGCATTCGGTCCTTATTTAAGAGGTAAAGAAGGTAGAAGGCTAAAACAAAAGATAGCTAAAAACCAATGGAAACCTATTAGCGATGCCAACGAGGTAGAACCGCGTGATGGTATGGATGTTATTTCGACTATTGATGTAAACATACAAGACATAGCACATCATGCGCTTTTAGGGCAATTAGAAAAGTTTGAAGCAGATCACGGTACTGTTGTGGTTATGGAAACAAAAACAGGAGAGATAAAAGCTATGTCTAACCTTGGCCGTACAAGCTCTGGCAAGTACTACGAAAAGTTAAATTATGCTGTTGGTGAGTCTCACGAACCTGGATCTACATTTAAATTAATGGCAGTTGTTGCTGCTTTAGAAGATAAAGTTATCGATTCTTCAACTGTAGTTGATACGGAAAAAGGAAGAATTAAGTATTACGACCGTACTGTATACGATTCAAAATGGGGTGGCTACGGAAAAATTTCAGTTGCAAGAGCTTTTGAATTGTCTTCTAACACAGCATTTTCAAAATTCATTTATCAAAACTACAAGGATAACCCTAAGCGCTTTATTAACAGACTTAGGAATATGGGACTTGACAAAAAATTAGGCTTAGAAATAAAAGGTGAAGGCGCTCCAATATTACCAAGTCCAGATGATAAGAATTGGTACGGTACAACATTACCTTGGATGGCTTTTGGCTACGGAGTATCTATGACACCATTACAAACACTTACATTTTACAATGCGATTGCAAATGATGGTGAAATGGTAAAACCAAGATTTATAAAGGCCATAAAAGAATGGGATAAGACAGTTGAGGAACACCATAGAGAGGTAATAAATAAAAGTATTTGCTCTAAGGAAACCGCTAAACAAGTACAAGAAATGATGGAGAACACTGTCATAAGAGGTACTGCAGATAATATTTACGAAGAACGTTTTTCAATGGCTGGTAAAACCGGTACGTGTCAAGTTGAATATTGGAAAAAACCAGGACAGTATATATCTTCTTTTGCTGGATACTTTCCTGCAGAAGATCCTAAGTATTCTTGCATCGTAGTTATACATAAACCTAAAAAAGAAATTGGCTACTACGGTAACATTGTAGCTGCGCCTGTTTTTAAAACTATAGCCCAAAAGATTTATACAGACACTCCTGTAACAGATGAGGTTGAAACTATAAATGTACAACACACCTCTGTAGAAGAAGAATACAACAGCTATTACAAGACTGCCCAAACATATAAAACCATAATGCCAGATTTAAGAGGCTTGCCAGCTATGGATGCCGTTTCCTTATTAGAAAATATGGGAATGCGTGTTCAAATAAGCGGTACTGGCTCTGTAAAATCTCAATCGGTTAACAAAGGCACAAAACTAACTCCTAACCAAACCATAACCCTCATATTAAGTTGA
- the mraY gene encoding phospho-N-acetylmuramoyl-pentapeptide-transferase, whose protein sequence is MLYYLFEYLESEFQLTGASVFGFISFRAAMAILMSLAISTIYGKRIINYLLAKQVGESVRDLGLQGQSEKAGTPTMGGFIIILATLIPVVLLARLDNIYVILLIVTTLWMGTIGFIDDYIKTFKKNKEGLKGKFKVIGQVGLGIIVGATMFFHPDITIKQEVVNPKNSQELLTQNLPQEFREEEKSQKTTIPFFKDNEFDYADLITWIDPGYAKYAWLIFIPIVIFIVTAVSNGANLTDGIDGLAAGSSAIIVLTLGLFAWVSGNIIFSDYLNVMNIPRTGEMTVFITAFAGALVGFLWYNTFPAQVFMGDTGSLTIGGIIAVLAIATRKELLIPVLCGVFLIENLSVVMQVGWFKYTRKKYGEGRRIFLMSPLHHHYQKKGQHESKIVVRFWIIGILLAVITIVTLKLR, encoded by the coding sequence ATGCTATACTATCTTTTTGAATATCTAGAATCAGAATTTCAGCTTACAGGAGCTTCAGTATTTGGGTTTATCTCATTTAGAGCAGCAATGGCTATCCTTATGTCTTTAGCTATCTCAACTATTTATGGTAAACGTATTATAAACTACCTATTAGCTAAACAGGTTGGCGAATCTGTTAGAGATTTAGGGTTACAAGGGCAATCTGAAAAGGCAGGAACGCCAACAATGGGTGGTTTTATCATCATTCTTGCAACGTTAATACCTGTGGTACTATTAGCTCGATTAGACAATATTTATGTTATACTCTTAATAGTAACCACACTTTGGATGGGAACTATTGGTTTTATAGACGATTATATTAAAACCTTCAAAAAAAATAAGGAAGGCTTAAAAGGCAAATTTAAAGTTATAGGACAAGTAGGATTAGGAATTATTGTTGGAGCAACAATGTTTTTTCATCCAGATATTACCATAAAACAAGAGGTAGTAAACCCTAAGAATTCTCAAGAATTACTAACTCAAAACTTACCTCAAGAATTTAGGGAAGAAGAAAAGTCACAAAAGACAACTATTCCCTTCTTTAAAGACAATGAGTTTGATTATGCCGATTTAATTACTTGGATTGATCCTGGTTATGCTAAATATGCGTGGTTAATATTTATACCCATTGTAATCTTTATTGTAACTGCTGTATCTAATGGTGCAAACTTAACAGATGGTATAGATGGTCTCGCAGCTGGCTCTTCTGCCATAATTGTCCTCACATTAGGGTTGTTTGCATGGGTATCTGGTAATATAATTTTTTCAGATTACCTCAACGTCATGAACATTCCAAGAACTGGTGAAATGACAGTGTTTATTACTGCATTTGCAGGTGCATTAGTCGGTTTTTTATGGTACAACACATTTCCTGCACAGGTATTTATGGGAGATACCGGAAGCTTAACCATTGGTGGTATTATAGCAGTATTAGCAATTGCTACACGAAAAGAATTATTAATACCTGTATTGTGTGGTGTCTTTTTAATTGAAAATCTATCTGTAGTAATGCAAGTAGGCTGGTTTAAATACACCAGAAAAAAATATGGTGAAGGCAGGCGCATTTTTCTAATGAGTCCATTACACCATCATTATCAGAAAAAAGGACAGCACGAAAGCAAGATTGTAGTTCGCTTTTGGATTATAGGAATTTTATTAGCTGTCATAACAATTGTCACACTTAAATTAAGATAA